A genomic region of Miscanthus floridulus cultivar M001 chromosome 3, ASM1932011v1, whole genome shotgun sequence contains the following coding sequences:
- the LOC136544753 gene encoding uncharacterized protein isoform X1, giving the protein MRAARGLQPSASPANGNPAVSWPCTTTAAQCSGGSIDGAVGNELKLIVSEVGSCPSTVAMIISKRISGDQKTKQPLSLSNVQQLWDEWELQCLVVASFALQAFFLFAASIRRRNPSTVLRVLLWLAYLSADYVAVYVLGHLTLKIGEPRHELVLLWAPVLLLHLGGQETITAFSMEDNELWKRHLLGLVTQVVLAVYVVAKSPSWRRGNEELLAPVVLMFVSGTIKYAERTWALKTATSETIKGSRMGDLCKTMSRYQAGDRSQASIDRYNKDIVGRRKWWLEEEYADLVEAAGDSFPNCINALMDIPVAPWLLPKIWPIIEEMMESGEKEWFPSRAYKMGEIQLSLMYDHLYTKVGLRYAHAQRRPPAVVFTTLGLPLLTLATTSSALALFATTTTRSKGGVSYYSAADVAVSYILLAGAVALEVLSILTFVLSFRSYCFLREKLGAGSRLTRAVFWSLKSVRPYHKPLWSNKWAQYNLLAGCIREKQAGCLSRMMRHVGLLGDTKLRPISDRTKELICNELNDWNRIQQFSHVRGQGILSLRGLAKDSHLYESIDKVDFSTSVVMWHLMTHMCSLLAASNKNGGGVDSRDDHMLLAMEVSNYLMDLVLERRVLISSEGHVAHRKAREEVKQILAEHGKTKQVDADDAEAVREVLEAVVRKIRDPAERAEGAYGQFARNQYETIRPVLPRALRLARMLLSGQDDPGTGGDRVWELIASVWIEMLFHLATRCEAGFHAKNLCTGGEFITHVRFLLLNRGIGWNFVLGRA; this is encoded by the exons GGCGCAGTTGGCAATGAGCTAAAACTGATTGTTAGCGAAGTCGGTTCATGTCCCAGTACTGTCGCAATGATAATCAGTAAACGCATAAGTGGAGACCAGAAGACAAAACAACCGCTAAG CTTGTCCAACGTGCAGCAACTTTGGGACGAATGGGAGCTCCAATGCTTGGTCGTGGCCAGCTTTGCCTTGCAGGCCTTCTTCCTCTTCGCCGCGAGCATCCGGCGGCGCAACCCGTCGACCGTGCTCCGCGTCCTGCTCTGGCTCGCGTACCTGTCGGCAGACTACGTCGCAGTGTACGTCCTCGGCCACCTGACCCTCAAGATTGGCGAGCCACGGCACGAGCTGGTGCTCCTGTGGGCACCGGTCCTGCTGCTCCACCTGGGCGGGCAGGAGACCATCACGGCCTTCTCCATGGAGGACAACGAGCTGTGGAAGCGCCACTTGCTGGGCCTCGTGACGCAGGTGGTGCTCGCCGTCTACGTCGTGGCCAAGTCGCCGTCGTGGCGGCGCGGCAACGAAGAGCTCCTTGCTCCCGTCGTGCTCATGTTTGTCTCGGGGACCATCAAGTACGCGGAGAGGACTTGGGCGCTCAAGACGGCCACCTCGGAGACGATCAAGGGAAGCCGCATGGGTGATCTCTGCAAGACCATGTCGAGGTACCAAGCCGGAGACAGATCGCAGGCGTCGATCGACAGGTACAACAAGGACATCGTGGGCCGCAGGAAATGGTGGCTGGAGGAGGAGTACGCCGACCTCGTGGAGGCAGCCGGCGACAGCTTCCCCAACTGCATAAACGCGTTGATGGACATCCCTGTGGCGCCATGGTTGCTACCGAAGATATGGCCTATTATAGAGGAGATGATGGAATCCGGGGAGAAGGAGTGGTTCCCGTCCAGGGCGTACAAGATGGGCGAGATCCAGCTCTCACTCATGTACGACCATCTCTACACCAAGGTCGGCCTGAGGTACGCGCACGCCCAGCGCAGGCCGCCGGCGGTCGTCTTCACCACCCTTGGCCTCCCGCTCCTGACGCTCGCCACCACCTCGTCGGCTCTGGCGCTATTTgctacgacgacgacgaggagcaaGGGCGGCGTGTCGTACTACAGCGCCGCCGACGTGGCCGTCTCCTACATCCTGCTCGCCGGTGCCGTGGCGTTGGAGGTGCTCTCCATCCTCACCTTCGTGCTGTCCTTCCGGTCCTATTGCTTCCTGCGGGAGAAACTGGGAGCAGGCAGCAGGCTCACCAGGGCCGTCTTCTGGTCGCTGAAATCCGTGCGGCCCTACCACAAGCCGCTGTGGTCCAACAAGTGGGCGCAGTACAACTTGCTGGCCGGCTGCATCAGGGAGAAGCAAGCCGGCTGTCTCTCGAGAATGATGCGTCACGTCGGCCTGCTGGGGGACACCAAGCTGCGCCCCATCTCCGACAGGACCAAGGAGCTCATCTGCAACGAGCTAAACGACTGGAATAGGATACAGCAGTTCAGCCATGTCCGAGGCCAGGGCATCTTGTCGTTGAGGGGCCTCGCCAAGGACTCGCACCTGTACGAGAGCATCGACAAGGTGGACTTCTCCACCAGCGTCGTCATGTGGCACCTCATGACCCACATGTGCTCTCTTCTCGCCGCCAGCAACAAGAACGGCGGCGGCGTCGACAGCCGGGATGATCACATGCTTCTGGCCATGGAGGTCTCCAACTACCTCATGGACCTAGTCCTGGAGCGGCGCGTGTTGATCAGCAGCGAGGGCCACGTGGCGCACCGCAAGGCCCGTGAGGAGGTGAAGCAGATCCTCGCGGAGCACGGCAAGACGAAGCAGGTCGACGCCGACGACGCCGAGGCCGTCAGGGAGGTGCTGGAGGCCGTCGTGCGCAAGATCAGGGACCCCGCCGAGAGGGCGGAGGGGGCGTACGGGCAGTTCGCGCGAAACCAGTACGAGACCATCAGGCCCGTGCTGCCGCGCGCGTTGAGGCTTGCTCGCATGCTGCTCTCCGGCCAGGACGACCCCGGAACAGGCGGTGATCGTGTGTGGGAGCTGATCGCGTCGGTCTGGATCGAGATGCTCTTCCACCTCGCCACGAGATGTGAggccggcttccacgccaagaaCCTCTGCACAGGCGGCGAGTTCATCACCCATGTCAGGTTCCTGCTCCTTAACCGAGGGATCGGCTGGAACTTTGTGCTTGGCCGTGCTTGA
- the LOC136544753 gene encoding uncharacterized protein isoform X2 translates to MIISKRISGDQKTKQPLSLSNVQQLWDEWELQCLVVASFALQAFFLFAASIRRRNPSTVLRVLLWLAYLSADYVAVYVLGHLTLKIGEPRHELVLLWAPVLLLHLGGQETITAFSMEDNELWKRHLLGLVTQVVLAVYVVAKSPSWRRGNEELLAPVVLMFVSGTIKYAERTWALKTATSETIKGSRMGDLCKTMSRYQAGDRSQASIDRYNKDIVGRRKWWLEEEYADLVEAAGDSFPNCINALMDIPVAPWLLPKIWPIIEEMMESGEKEWFPSRAYKMGEIQLSLMYDHLYTKVGLRYAHAQRRPPAVVFTTLGLPLLTLATTSSALALFATTTTRSKGGVSYYSAADVAVSYILLAGAVALEVLSILTFVLSFRSYCFLREKLGAGSRLTRAVFWSLKSVRPYHKPLWSNKWAQYNLLAGCIREKQAGCLSRMMRHVGLLGDTKLRPISDRTKELICNELNDWNRIQQFSHVRGQGILSLRGLAKDSHLYESIDKVDFSTSVVMWHLMTHMCSLLAASNKNGGGVDSRDDHMLLAMEVSNYLMDLVLERRVLISSEGHVAHRKAREEVKQILAEHGKTKQVDADDAEAVREVLEAVVRKIRDPAERAEGAYGQFARNQYETIRPVLPRALRLARMLLSGQDDPGTGGDRVWELIASVWIEMLFHLATRCEAGFHAKNLCTGGEFITHVRFLLLNRGIGWNFVLGRA, encoded by the exons ATGATAATCAGTAAACGCATAAGTGGAGACCAGAAGACAAAACAACCGCTAAG CTTGTCCAACGTGCAGCAACTTTGGGACGAATGGGAGCTCCAATGCTTGGTCGTGGCCAGCTTTGCCTTGCAGGCCTTCTTCCTCTTCGCCGCGAGCATCCGGCGGCGCAACCCGTCGACCGTGCTCCGCGTCCTGCTCTGGCTCGCGTACCTGTCGGCAGACTACGTCGCAGTGTACGTCCTCGGCCACCTGACCCTCAAGATTGGCGAGCCACGGCACGAGCTGGTGCTCCTGTGGGCACCGGTCCTGCTGCTCCACCTGGGCGGGCAGGAGACCATCACGGCCTTCTCCATGGAGGACAACGAGCTGTGGAAGCGCCACTTGCTGGGCCTCGTGACGCAGGTGGTGCTCGCCGTCTACGTCGTGGCCAAGTCGCCGTCGTGGCGGCGCGGCAACGAAGAGCTCCTTGCTCCCGTCGTGCTCATGTTTGTCTCGGGGACCATCAAGTACGCGGAGAGGACTTGGGCGCTCAAGACGGCCACCTCGGAGACGATCAAGGGAAGCCGCATGGGTGATCTCTGCAAGACCATGTCGAGGTACCAAGCCGGAGACAGATCGCAGGCGTCGATCGACAGGTACAACAAGGACATCGTGGGCCGCAGGAAATGGTGGCTGGAGGAGGAGTACGCCGACCTCGTGGAGGCAGCCGGCGACAGCTTCCCCAACTGCATAAACGCGTTGATGGACATCCCTGTGGCGCCATGGTTGCTACCGAAGATATGGCCTATTATAGAGGAGATGATGGAATCCGGGGAGAAGGAGTGGTTCCCGTCCAGGGCGTACAAGATGGGCGAGATCCAGCTCTCACTCATGTACGACCATCTCTACACCAAGGTCGGCCTGAGGTACGCGCACGCCCAGCGCAGGCCGCCGGCGGTCGTCTTCACCACCCTTGGCCTCCCGCTCCTGACGCTCGCCACCACCTCGTCGGCTCTGGCGCTATTTgctacgacgacgacgaggagcaaGGGCGGCGTGTCGTACTACAGCGCCGCCGACGTGGCCGTCTCCTACATCCTGCTCGCCGGTGCCGTGGCGTTGGAGGTGCTCTCCATCCTCACCTTCGTGCTGTCCTTCCGGTCCTATTGCTTCCTGCGGGAGAAACTGGGAGCAGGCAGCAGGCTCACCAGGGCCGTCTTCTGGTCGCTGAAATCCGTGCGGCCCTACCACAAGCCGCTGTGGTCCAACAAGTGGGCGCAGTACAACTTGCTGGCCGGCTGCATCAGGGAGAAGCAAGCCGGCTGTCTCTCGAGAATGATGCGTCACGTCGGCCTGCTGGGGGACACCAAGCTGCGCCCCATCTCCGACAGGACCAAGGAGCTCATCTGCAACGAGCTAAACGACTGGAATAGGATACAGCAGTTCAGCCATGTCCGAGGCCAGGGCATCTTGTCGTTGAGGGGCCTCGCCAAGGACTCGCACCTGTACGAGAGCATCGACAAGGTGGACTTCTCCACCAGCGTCGTCATGTGGCACCTCATGACCCACATGTGCTCTCTTCTCGCCGCCAGCAACAAGAACGGCGGCGGCGTCGACAGCCGGGATGATCACATGCTTCTGGCCATGGAGGTCTCCAACTACCTCATGGACCTAGTCCTGGAGCGGCGCGTGTTGATCAGCAGCGAGGGCCACGTGGCGCACCGCAAGGCCCGTGAGGAGGTGAAGCAGATCCTCGCGGAGCACGGCAAGACGAAGCAGGTCGACGCCGACGACGCCGAGGCCGTCAGGGAGGTGCTGGAGGCCGTCGTGCGCAAGATCAGGGACCCCGCCGAGAGGGCGGAGGGGGCGTACGGGCAGTTCGCGCGAAACCAGTACGAGACCATCAGGCCCGTGCTGCCGCGCGCGTTGAGGCTTGCTCGCATGCTGCTCTCCGGCCAGGACGACCCCGGAACAGGCGGTGATCGTGTGTGGGAGCTGATCGCGTCGGTCTGGATCGAGATGCTCTTCCACCTCGCCACGAGATGTGAggccggcttccacgccaagaaCCTCTGCACAGGCGGCGAGTTCATCACCCATGTCAGGTTCCTGCTCCTTAACCGAGGGATCGGCTGGAACTTTGTGCTTGGCCGTGCTTGA